The Epinephelus lanceolatus isolate andai-2023 chromosome 14, ASM4190304v1, whole genome shotgun sequence genome has a window encoding:
- the kansl1l gene encoding KAT8 regulatory NSL complex subunit 1-like protein isoform X1 produces the protein MAPALTRILKDGHGIHLSSPPVRMDSDGRAMCTTELDTQMRSTDDGDLQKMLLNLSSFPSRDSCLPLSPLDVPANPVLSPHLQASASQCETVLLPNPASLLNLLSFNKGPRDSHQVACVFPGVPDMFLVPLPEHNSQDACLLHGHSAASKCGPDGGDVHRSPLIFTSVPPSYSHGEMNPQGTPFFAPPPTLTQGKVAGIGCPLPSLVQPWSGRVNSEQLASRAVAVKEQLSRQAGLQSRAQSLQRRLHILLGEHAVQHCNQQLEGLTRYCQLGGVSLDSSDSIHSGILPPQVGSEPHSSRVESSTASCSFSELTEFSRSSQAVLRGLQEALDSEATASSSSDEEQEEILCKKKTSTISSSSSCERRWLGERAELGSRWSWLQLRLVELEGRIQQLVELHKHIRSTKGGVVLAESQPLTDRQIQQTLLREMAGLSCTASDADTEPCSPTRLLHNIERQSAQLSQIVNSLMPPLSFSPLSKQPHTWKGKRGFTSDQRGNDVFVPGDSKRSRLGTRRLFKADVSCVCARTRPLVTYHKPKLFAFNTCNPSGQQDTGTATSTLSSSLSSSSCSCCSSCDPVVLCSDPDCSSSRVLSSRTSNSTPHPVSSLSFDTPLSHRLKRVLAREEWSQRPLVINDQASPAHYNRHSSTPQHNSHKYKQHARHHKSRVMGLSPIRTAGSGQSQHRRANRRKRKGRHIHRLIEDEEDAFHQFFDPDSSDEVLEESYTQVSSKRASQGFVRKRQGESVYNINNIVIPMSLAKVEKLQYKDILTPSWRLVDISPLMNSEAEMEEDNEEGQVEDLTNEVFAQRHLALEQREKLRWPSWGNRKCCRHPNRSGSRLSSSGGGMCTSGEESSVELSCAQLDTDEQQSSEEWLPQSPWEPRVFPLGQEEEGALLSDNLEKVPSEWSACSSASSTSKNSNSHLPPAQPTGATLPSGGQSQSRTLSGS, from the exons ATGGCCCCAGCCCTGACCAGAATCCTGAAAGATGGCCATGGGATCCACCTGTCCTCCCCTCCTGTCAGAATGGACTCAGATGGGAGAGCCATGTGCACCACAGAGCTGGACACCCAGATGAGGTCGACAGATGACGGTGACCTCCAGAAGATGTTGCTGAACCTTTCCTCCTTTCCCTCTCGAGACTCCTGTCTCCCTCTGAGCCCGCTGGACGTCCCTGCCAACCCTGTGCTTTCCCCACATCTGCAGGCGTCTGCCAGCCAATGTGAGACGGTGCTCCTCCCCAACCCTGCTTCCCTCCTCAACCTCCTCTCCTTCAACAAAGGCCCGAGAGATTCTCATCAGGTGGCCTGCGTCTTCCCAGGTGTACCAGACATGTTTTTAGTCCCTCTCCCTGAGCACAATAGCCAAGATGCTTGTCTGCTGCATGGACACAGTGCTGCTTCTAAATGTGGGCCAGATGGTGGTGATGTGCATCGCTCCCCTCTTATCTTTACCAGTGTTCCTCCTTCTTACTCCCACGGGGAGATGAACCCTCAAGGCACTCCCTTCTTTGCACCCCCACCTACACTGACACAGGGGAAAGTGGCTGGAATTGGCTGCCCTCTTCCATCTTTAGTACAGCCTTGGAGTGGCAGGGTGAACTCTGAGCAGCTGGCATCCAGAGCTGTGGCTGTGAAGGAGCAGCTCTCCAGGCAGGCAGGGCTGCAAAGCCGAGCTCAGAGTCTGCAGAGGAGACTGCACATTCTGCTGGGAGAGCACGCTGTGCAACACTGCAACCAGCAGCTGGAGGGGCTGACAAGGTACTGTCAACTCGGAGGTGTGTCTCTCGATAGCTCGGACTCCATACATTCTGGTATACTACCTCCACAAGTGGGAAGTGAACCCCATTCTTCTCGGGTAGAGTCATCCACAGCCTCATGTTCCTTCTCGGAGCTCACAGAGTTCAGCCGCTCCAGCCAGGCGGTGCTGAGAGGCCTGCAGGAAGCCTTGGACTCAgaggctacagccagcagcagctcagacgAGGAGCAAGAGGAGATTCTCTGCAAAAAAAAGACTTCAACTAT tagcagcagcagcagctgtgagaGGCGGTGGCTGGGAGAGAGAGCGGAGCTGGGCAGCAGATGGAGTTGGTTGCAGCTGCGTCTGGTCGAGTTGGAGGGGAGGATACAACAACTGGTGGAGCTCCACAAGCACATCCGCTCCACCAAG gggGGTGTTGTGCTTGCTGAGTCCCAGccgctgacagacagacagattcagCAGACCCTGCTGAGAGAAATGGCAGGGTTATCCTGCACAGCCTCGGATGCTGACACCGAACCTTGCAGCCCCACACGCCTTCTGCACAACATAGAGAGACAG AGTGCTCAGCTCAGCCAGATTGTCAACAGTCTGATGCCTCCTCTCAGCTTTTCACCACTTTCCAAACAACCACACACCTGGAAAGGCAAGAGAGGCTTCACAAG TGATCAGAGAGGAAACGATGTTTTTGTGCCTGGGGACTCTAAGAGAAGCAGACTTGGGACCAGGAGGCTCTTCAAAGCTGATGTGTCATGCGTGTGTGCCCGGACCCGGCCCCTGGTCACCTACCACAAGCCTAAACTCTTTGCTTTCAACACCTGCAACCCCAGCGGTCAACAG GACACGGGGACGGCCACGTCtaccctctcctcttctctctcatcATCTTCCTGTTCTTGTTGTTCATCTTGTGATCCCGTAGTCCTGTGCTCTGATCCAGACTGCAGCTCCAGTAGGGTCCTCTCATCCAGGACCTCCAACTCCACACCCCACCCCGTGTCATCTCTTTCATTTG ACACTCCTCTGTCCCACCGCTTAAAGAGGGTCCTGGCCAGAGAAGAATGGTCCCAGAGGCCTTTGGTTATCAATGACCAAGCAAGTCCAGCACACTACAACAGACACAGCTCCACACCACAGCACAACA GTCACAAATACAAGCAGCATGCGAGGCATCATAAAAGCAGAGTAATGGGTCTGTCACCTATCAGGACGGCGGGCTCTGGTCAGAGTCAACACAGGAGAGCAAATCGGAGGAAAAGGAAGGGAAGACACATCCACAGGCTTATAGAAG ATGAAGAAGATGCTTTTCACCAGTTCTTTGACCCAGACAGTTCAGATGAAGTGCTGGAGGAGAGCTACACACAGGTTTCAAGCAAGCGGGCCTCACAG GGCTTCGTGCGCAAACGCCAGGGAGAGAGTGtgtacaacatcaacaacattgTCATCCCTATGTCTCTGGCTAAAGTGGAGAAGCTGCAGTACAAAGACATCCTGACACCCAG ttGGCGGCTGGTGGACATCTCACCTCTGATGAACAGTGaggcagagatggaggaggacaaTGAGGAGGGGCAG gtggagGATCTCACTAATGAAGTCTTTGCCCAGAGACACCTGGCCTTagagcagagagagaagttGCGCTGGCCATCATGGGGAAACAGAAAATGCTGCAGGCATCCTAacag ATCTGGCAGCAGGCTGTCAAGCAGTGGGGGCGGGATGTGCACATCAGGAGAGGAGAGCTCTGTGGAGCTGAGTTGTGCTCAGCTGGATACTGATGAACAGCAAAGCTCAGAGGAGTGGCTG CCTCAGTCACCCTGGGAGCCACGAGTGTTTCCTCTGGGCCAGGAAGAAGAGGGCGCCCTGCTCTCTGATAACCTAGAAAAAGTTCCATCGGAGTGGTCAGCGTGTAGCTCTGCCTCGTCTACATCAAAGAACTCCAACTCCCATCTCCCCCCAGCTCAGCCCACTGGTGCTACACTGCCGTCTGGTGGACAAAGCCAGAGTCGCACACTCAGTGGCAGCTGA
- the kansl1l gene encoding KAT8 regulatory NSL complex subunit 1-like protein isoform X2 yields the protein MAPALTRILKDGHGIHLSSPPVRMDSDGRAMCTTELDTQMRSTDDGDLQKMLLNLSSFPSRDSCLPLSPLDVPANPVLSPHLQASASQCETVLLPNPASLLNLLSFNKGPRDSHQVACVFPGVPDMFLVPLPEHNSQDACLLHGHSAASKCGPDGGDVHRSPLIFTSVPPSYSHGEMNPQGTPFFAPPPTLTQGKVAGIGCPLPSLVQPWSGRVNSEQLASRAVAVKEQLSRQAGLQSRAQSLQRRLHILLGEHAVQHCNQQLEGLTRYCQLGGVSLDSSDSIHSGILPPQVGSEPHSSRVESSTASCSFSELTEFSRSSQAVLRGLQEALDSEATASSSSDEEQEEILCKKKTSTISSSSCERRWLGERAELGSRWSWLQLRLVELEGRIQQLVELHKHIRSTKGGVVLAESQPLTDRQIQQTLLREMAGLSCTASDADTEPCSPTRLLHNIERQSAQLSQIVNSLMPPLSFSPLSKQPHTWKGKRGFTSDQRGNDVFVPGDSKRSRLGTRRLFKADVSCVCARTRPLVTYHKPKLFAFNTCNPSGQQDTGTATSTLSSSLSSSSCSCCSSCDPVVLCSDPDCSSSRVLSSRTSNSTPHPVSSLSFDTPLSHRLKRVLAREEWSQRPLVINDQASPAHYNRHSSTPQHNSHKYKQHARHHKSRVMGLSPIRTAGSGQSQHRRANRRKRKGRHIHRLIEDEEDAFHQFFDPDSSDEVLEESYTQVSSKRASQGFVRKRQGESVYNINNIVIPMSLAKVEKLQYKDILTPSWRLVDISPLMNSEAEMEEDNEEGQVEDLTNEVFAQRHLALEQREKLRWPSWGNRKCCRHPNRSGSRLSSSGGGMCTSGEESSVELSCAQLDTDEQQSSEEWLPQSPWEPRVFPLGQEEEGALLSDNLEKVPSEWSACSSASSTSKNSNSHLPPAQPTGATLPSGGQSQSRTLSGS from the exons ATGGCCCCAGCCCTGACCAGAATCCTGAAAGATGGCCATGGGATCCACCTGTCCTCCCCTCCTGTCAGAATGGACTCAGATGGGAGAGCCATGTGCACCACAGAGCTGGACACCCAGATGAGGTCGACAGATGACGGTGACCTCCAGAAGATGTTGCTGAACCTTTCCTCCTTTCCCTCTCGAGACTCCTGTCTCCCTCTGAGCCCGCTGGACGTCCCTGCCAACCCTGTGCTTTCCCCACATCTGCAGGCGTCTGCCAGCCAATGTGAGACGGTGCTCCTCCCCAACCCTGCTTCCCTCCTCAACCTCCTCTCCTTCAACAAAGGCCCGAGAGATTCTCATCAGGTGGCCTGCGTCTTCCCAGGTGTACCAGACATGTTTTTAGTCCCTCTCCCTGAGCACAATAGCCAAGATGCTTGTCTGCTGCATGGACACAGTGCTGCTTCTAAATGTGGGCCAGATGGTGGTGATGTGCATCGCTCCCCTCTTATCTTTACCAGTGTTCCTCCTTCTTACTCCCACGGGGAGATGAACCCTCAAGGCACTCCCTTCTTTGCACCCCCACCTACACTGACACAGGGGAAAGTGGCTGGAATTGGCTGCCCTCTTCCATCTTTAGTACAGCCTTGGAGTGGCAGGGTGAACTCTGAGCAGCTGGCATCCAGAGCTGTGGCTGTGAAGGAGCAGCTCTCCAGGCAGGCAGGGCTGCAAAGCCGAGCTCAGAGTCTGCAGAGGAGACTGCACATTCTGCTGGGAGAGCACGCTGTGCAACACTGCAACCAGCAGCTGGAGGGGCTGACAAGGTACTGTCAACTCGGAGGTGTGTCTCTCGATAGCTCGGACTCCATACATTCTGGTATACTACCTCCACAAGTGGGAAGTGAACCCCATTCTTCTCGGGTAGAGTCATCCACAGCCTCATGTTCCTTCTCGGAGCTCACAGAGTTCAGCCGCTCCAGCCAGGCGGTGCTGAGAGGCCTGCAGGAAGCCTTGGACTCAgaggctacagccagcagcagctcagacgAGGAGCAAGAGGAGATTCTCTGCAAAAAAAAGACTTCAACTAT cagcagcagcagctgtgagaGGCGGTGGCTGGGAGAGAGAGCGGAGCTGGGCAGCAGATGGAGTTGGTTGCAGCTGCGTCTGGTCGAGTTGGAGGGGAGGATACAACAACTGGTGGAGCTCCACAAGCACATCCGCTCCACCAAG gggGGTGTTGTGCTTGCTGAGTCCCAGccgctgacagacagacagattcagCAGACCCTGCTGAGAGAAATGGCAGGGTTATCCTGCACAGCCTCGGATGCTGACACCGAACCTTGCAGCCCCACACGCCTTCTGCACAACATAGAGAGACAG AGTGCTCAGCTCAGCCAGATTGTCAACAGTCTGATGCCTCCTCTCAGCTTTTCACCACTTTCCAAACAACCACACACCTGGAAAGGCAAGAGAGGCTTCACAAG TGATCAGAGAGGAAACGATGTTTTTGTGCCTGGGGACTCTAAGAGAAGCAGACTTGGGACCAGGAGGCTCTTCAAAGCTGATGTGTCATGCGTGTGTGCCCGGACCCGGCCCCTGGTCACCTACCACAAGCCTAAACTCTTTGCTTTCAACACCTGCAACCCCAGCGGTCAACAG GACACGGGGACGGCCACGTCtaccctctcctcttctctctcatcATCTTCCTGTTCTTGTTGTTCATCTTGTGATCCCGTAGTCCTGTGCTCTGATCCAGACTGCAGCTCCAGTAGGGTCCTCTCATCCAGGACCTCCAACTCCACACCCCACCCCGTGTCATCTCTTTCATTTG ACACTCCTCTGTCCCACCGCTTAAAGAGGGTCCTGGCCAGAGAAGAATGGTCCCAGAGGCCTTTGGTTATCAATGACCAAGCAAGTCCAGCACACTACAACAGACACAGCTCCACACCACAGCACAACA GTCACAAATACAAGCAGCATGCGAGGCATCATAAAAGCAGAGTAATGGGTCTGTCACCTATCAGGACGGCGGGCTCTGGTCAGAGTCAACACAGGAGAGCAAATCGGAGGAAAAGGAAGGGAAGACACATCCACAGGCTTATAGAAG ATGAAGAAGATGCTTTTCACCAGTTCTTTGACCCAGACAGTTCAGATGAAGTGCTGGAGGAGAGCTACACACAGGTTTCAAGCAAGCGGGCCTCACAG GGCTTCGTGCGCAAACGCCAGGGAGAGAGTGtgtacaacatcaacaacattgTCATCCCTATGTCTCTGGCTAAAGTGGAGAAGCTGCAGTACAAAGACATCCTGACACCCAG ttGGCGGCTGGTGGACATCTCACCTCTGATGAACAGTGaggcagagatggaggaggacaaTGAGGAGGGGCAG gtggagGATCTCACTAATGAAGTCTTTGCCCAGAGACACCTGGCCTTagagcagagagagaagttGCGCTGGCCATCATGGGGAAACAGAAAATGCTGCAGGCATCCTAacag ATCTGGCAGCAGGCTGTCAAGCAGTGGGGGCGGGATGTGCACATCAGGAGAGGAGAGCTCTGTGGAGCTGAGTTGTGCTCAGCTGGATACTGATGAACAGCAAAGCTCAGAGGAGTGGCTG CCTCAGTCACCCTGGGAGCCACGAGTGTTTCCTCTGGGCCAGGAAGAAGAGGGCGCCCTGCTCTCTGATAACCTAGAAAAAGTTCCATCGGAGTGGTCAGCGTGTAGCTCTGCCTCGTCTACATCAAAGAACTCCAACTCCCATCTCCCCCCAGCTCAGCCCACTGGTGCTACACTGCCGTCTGGTGGACAAAGCCAGAGTCGCACACTCAGTGGCAGCTGA